In the genome of Acetobacter oryzifermentans, one region contains:
- a CDS encoding lipid-binding SYLF domain-containing protein: MRLVTHLSSASLALAAAFSLCVAAPAQAADKPQALVDKAALSVQDVFVGATSRSPMVTNLAKARAVMVCPDMFRMSIAFGGAHGGCLLLARDARGSWSDPAFYTLSTASFGLQFGVQSSEIVFFVMTDRGLQALLDSQFQFSSNAGASFASMSTAVAKGNAGARNTDILIAQKSQGVFAGASLGGSKLTVNSDANREYYKQSVGPEDIVVSMRVNNPDADPLRSVLMRYAAMAKNVSASSTSSRVSNSNTVSQSDADALAADTVGASGGGGIKQESLSPSR, encoded by the coding sequence ATGCGTCTGGTTACTCATCTTTCTTCTGCTTCTTTGGCTTTGGCTGCAGCGTTTTCTCTGTGTGTTGCAGCGCCGGCTCAGGCGGCTGATAAGCCGCAGGCACTGGTTGATAAGGCAGCCCTGAGCGTGCAGGATGTTTTTGTAGGCGCAACCAGCCGAAGTCCGATGGTAACCAATCTGGCTAAAGCGCGTGCTGTCATGGTGTGCCCAGATATGTTCCGCATGTCTATTGCATTTGGCGGCGCACATGGTGGCTGCCTGCTGCTGGCGCGTGATGCGCGCGGCTCGTGGTCTGATCCGGCATTTTACACCCTCAGCACCGCATCATTCGGTTTGCAATTTGGGGTGCAGAGTTCCGAGATCGTTTTCTTTGTCATGACAGATCGCGGCTTGCAGGCTCTGCTGGATAGCCAGTTCCAGTTTTCTTCCAATGCTGGAGCTTCTTTTGCCAGCATGAGCACGGCAGTTGCTAAAGGGAATGCGGGTGCACGCAACACGGATATTCTGATTGCCCAGAAATCTCAGGGTGTATTTGCCGGTGCTTCTCTGGGAGGCAGCAAGCTGACAGTGAACAGTGATGCTAACCGTGAATACTACAAGCAGAGTGTTGGGCCGGAAGATATTGTGGTGAGCATGCGTGTGAATAACCCGGATGCAGACCCCCTGAGGAGTGTGCTGATGCGTTATGCAGCCATGGCAAAAAACGTAAGTGCATCTTCTACATCCTCACGTGTCTCTAACAGCAACACGGTTTCTCAGAGCGATGCAGATGCTCTTGCCGCAGATACCGTTGGGGCATCTGGTGGCGGTGGCATCAAGCAGGAAAGCCTGAGCCCGTCTAGATAA
- the fabF gene encoding beta-ketoacyl-ACP synthase II, with protein MQNRERAGLLQSAGVNSGRRRVVVTGMGIVGPLGLGVENVWSRLIAGESGIGRITQFDPSDLPAHVAGEVPEGPTAEGKLTLSEWISPKDQRKMDRFIHMGLVAATEAVEDSGWKPETEEDKCRTGVMIGSGIGGLQTIYDASITVHEGRARRLSPFFIPSALINLVSGHVSIKYGFQGPNHSVVTACATGVHAIGDAARIIMFGDADVMVAGGAEATVCPLGIAGFCSARALSTGFNDTPGKASRPWDKDRDGFVMGEGSGVVVLEEYEHAKARGAKIYGEIIGYGMSGDAYHITAPAEGHYGAYRAMRAALKSADLTPADINYVNAHGTSTMADDLELEAVERLFGDDARKLAMSSTKSATGHLLGAAGAVEAIFSILAIRDNVAPPTLNLDNPSRESVIDRIAHTAQQREINVALSNSFGFGGTNASLIVRGV; from the coding sequence GTGCAGAACAGGGAGCGGGCTGGTTTGTTGCAGTCGGCCGGAGTAAATTCTGGACGGAGACGGGTAGTCGTCACCGGAATGGGCATCGTCGGACCTCTGGGTCTGGGTGTTGAAAACGTATGGTCACGTCTGATTGCAGGCGAAAGCGGGATTGGTAGAATCACGCAGTTCGACCCAAGCGATCTGCCGGCCCATGTGGCTGGGGAAGTGCCGGAAGGGCCGACCGCAGAAGGAAAGCTTACACTTTCCGAGTGGATTTCCCCCAAAGACCAGCGCAAAATGGACCGCTTCATTCACATGGGGTTGGTGGCAGCAACGGAAGCGGTGGAGGATTCCGGTTGGAAACCTGAAACCGAAGAAGATAAATGCCGCACCGGTGTAATGATTGGCTCTGGCATTGGTGGTCTTCAAACCATCTATGATGCCTCCATTACCGTGCATGAAGGTCGGGCGCGGCGTCTTTCGCCGTTCTTTATCCCGTCCGCTCTCATCAATCTGGTTTCTGGCCATGTTTCCATCAAATATGGTTTTCAGGGGCCAAATCATTCAGTTGTTACGGCTTGCGCTACCGGCGTGCATGCCATTGGTGATGCCGCGCGCATTATCATGTTTGGTGATGCCGACGTAATGGTAGCTGGTGGTGCAGAAGCAACCGTTTGCCCGTTGGGCATTGCTGGCTTTTGCTCAGCCCGTGCGCTATCTACCGGCTTTAATGACACCCCCGGAAAAGCCTCCCGCCCATGGGATAAAGACCGTGATGGTTTTGTAATGGGTGAAGGTTCCGGCGTTGTTGTGCTGGAAGAATATGAACACGCCAAAGCCCGTGGCGCCAAAATTTATGGCGAAATTATCGGCTATGGCATGTCTGGTGATGCATACCACATTACCGCACCGGCAGAAGGCCATTACGGGGCATACCGCGCCATGCGCGCTGCACTGAAAAGTGCAGATCTTACCCCGGCAGACATCAACTATGTTAACGCCCACGGCACCTCCACCATGGCGGATGACCTTGAGCTGGAAGCTGTTGAACGCCTGTTTGGTGATGATGCCCGTAAGCTGGCCATGTCTTCCACCAAATCGGCCACAGGCCATTTGCTTGGCGCGGCTGGTGCAGTAGAAGCCATTTTCTCCATTCTGGCTATTCGGGACAACGTGGCGCCGCCTACGCTGAACTTGGATAACCCATCGCGTGAAAGCGTGATTGACCGCATTGCCCATACAGCGCAGCAGCGGGAAATCAACGTGGCTCTTTCTAACAGCTTTGGATTTGGCGGCACAAATGCCAGCCTGATTGTGCGTGGCGTCTAA
- a CDS encoding acyl carrier protein, whose translation MSEIADKVKKIVVEHLGVEESKVTPDASFIDDLGADSLDTVELVMAFEEAFNVEIPEDAAEKITTVKDAIDYIEKQKAA comes from the coding sequence ATGAGCGAAATCGCTGATAAGGTTAAGAAAATCGTGGTCGAGCATCTCGGCGTCGAGGAAAGCAAGGTCACACCGGATGCATCGTTCATCGATGATCTGGGCGCTGACAGCCTTGATACCGTTGAGCTGGTGATGGCGTTTGAAGAAGCCTTCAATGTCGAAATCCCGGAAGATGCAGCGGAAAAAATCACCACCGTTAAAGATGCTATCGATTACATCGAAAAGCAAAAAGCTGCCTGA
- a CDS encoding YdcF family protein, whose protein sequence is MSALPVIIFGAALNPDGSPSVALLNRVHSALMFGAAHGPVMYIPTGGVPQNGQTEAGVMAACLLKAGIAPKCILPEPTAGDTFDSAVACTRLLRRAGYLTAQPIAVVSSPLHLPRCVLLMRLAGWRVQPVPFLRAQPHVPNMRKKLLRIAHECLALPWDALLVLGWRIVQR, encoded by the coding sequence ATGTCAGCACTGCCCGTCATTATTTTTGGTGCAGCCCTCAACCCGGATGGCAGCCCGTCTGTTGCGCTGTTAAACAGGGTGCATTCTGCGCTTATGTTTGGCGCTGCGCATGGGCCTGTTATGTATATTCCTACAGGTGGCGTGCCACAAAATGGCCAGACGGAAGCAGGCGTTATGGCCGCCTGCCTGTTAAAGGCTGGTATTGCTCCAAAATGTATTCTGCCCGAGCCCACGGCAGGAGATACGTTTGATTCCGCTGTTGCTTGCACGCGTCTGCTACGCCGGGCAGGGTATCTTACGGCTCAGCCCATAGCGGTTGTTTCCAGCCCTTTGCACCTACCGCGCTGTGTTTTGCTCATGCGTCTTGCGGGGTGGAGAGTGCAGCCCGTGCCATTTTTACGTGCTCAGCCGCATGTTCCCAACATGCGCAAAAAACTCCTACGTATCGCGCATGAATGCCTTGCCCTGCCTTGGGATGCACTGCTTGTTCTGGGCTGGCGTATTGTGCAGCGTTAA
- the fabG gene encoding 3-oxoacyl-[acyl-carrier-protein] reductase: MFKLDGKTALVTGATGGIGSAIARLLHAQGAKVVLSGTREAVLQKQAEELGEGRAFYVAANLSDPAEADGLIAKAEEAAGTPVDILVNNAGLTRDMLALRMKDEDWDQVLNVDLSSPFRLCRAALKGMLRRRAGRIINISSVIGSTGNAGQANYAAAKAGIVGMSKSLAQEAGSRGVTVNVVAPGFIVTPMTDVLPDAQKEKLLGAIPLGRLGQPEDVASAVLYLASNEAAWITGTTLHVNGGMAMV; encoded by the coding sequence ATGTTCAAACTGGACGGAAAAACCGCACTGGTTACAGGCGCAACAGGCGGTATTGGTAGCGCCATTGCGCGTTTGCTGCACGCACAGGGTGCAAAGGTTGTGCTGTCTGGCACGCGAGAAGCCGTGTTGCAGAAGCAGGCGGAAGAACTGGGGGAAGGGCGTGCATTTTACGTGGCAGCCAACCTTTCTGATCCAGCAGAAGCCGATGGCCTTATTGCCAAAGCGGAAGAAGCTGCTGGGACGCCTGTTGATATTCTCGTCAACAACGCGGGCCTTACGCGCGATATGCTGGCCCTACGCATGAAAGATGAAGACTGGGATCAGGTTCTAAACGTGGATCTGTCCTCTCCTTTCCGGCTGTGCCGTGCCGCACTTAAGGGCATGCTGCGCCGCCGGGCAGGGCGTATTATCAATATTTCCTCGGTTATCGGTTCCACCGGCAATGCTGGGCAGGCCAACTATGCGGCTGCAAAAGCAGGCATTGTGGGCATGAGCAAATCCTTGGCGCAGGAAGCCGGTTCGCGTGGCGTTACGGTAAATGTTGTGGCCCCAGGCTTTATTGTTACCCCCATGACAGACGTTCTGCCCGATGCGCAAAAAGAAAAACTGCTGGGTGCGATTCCACTGGGCCGCCTAGGCCAGCCAGAAGATGTGGCTTCTGCCGTGCTCTATCTGGCATCAAACGAAGCCGCATGGATTACAGGCACCACGCTGCACGTAAACGGCGGCATGGCAATGGTTTAA
- a CDS encoding class I SAM-dependent methyltransferase — protein sequence MTDQSPADTRDSSLAAQYEAYPYPERNPQDEAKRLLIGSPSHLREIDYWVFGAKRAQSQPLRALVAGCGTGDGAIMLATHLQRAGRPGEVVCVDRSQKALSIAQARAQTRELANIRFIQGSLTELDALDLGLFDYIDCCGVLHHLPDPDAALAMLEKHLAPGGGMGLMVYAPYGRTGVYMAQDALEKIAPHSESPQTRLDMARRVMRTLPATAWLRQNGNFGDHLSGGDAGLYDLLLNPRDRAYTVTEFLDFLGKAGLEPSCLMEPARYDPTLFLPDPRLRARISSLPWQQQAAIAEDLAGNMPTHVAYVVRKGARITPPDPMDFSAVPIMREIPGVELAKQMQPDHTLPFAFGTLVVPIPLPPQMRGILPLIDGERTVGALAEAVAPRGISENKFRKVWAEGFTTLERLNRVLLRPPA from the coding sequence ATGACAGATCAATCCCCCGCCGATACGCGCGATTCCAGCCTAGCCGCCCAATATGAGGCGTATCCATACCCAGAAAGAAACCCGCAGGATGAGGCCAAGCGCCTTTTAATAGGCAGCCCCAGCCATTTGCGGGAAATTGACTACTGGGTTTTTGGCGCCAAACGGGCGCAAAGCCAGCCTTTGCGGGCATTGGTGGCAGGGTGCGGCACCGGGGATGGTGCCATTATGCTGGCAACACACCTGCAACGTGCCGGACGCCCCGGTGAGGTTGTATGTGTAGATCGCTCCCAAAAGGCGCTTTCCATTGCGCAGGCACGGGCGCAAACGCGGGAGCTGGCAAATATCCGCTTCATTCAGGGGTCTCTGACAGAACTAGATGCGCTGGATCTGGGCCTTTTTGATTATATTGATTGCTGTGGCGTACTGCATCATCTCCCAGATCCTGATGCCGCATTAGCCATGTTAGAAAAACACCTCGCACCCGGTGGTGGCATGGGGCTGATGGTCTATGCACCTTATGGGCGCACAGGTGTTTACATGGCGCAGGATGCGCTGGAAAAAATTGCGCCTCATTCCGAATCTCCTCAAACACGGCTCGATATGGCACGCCGCGTGATGCGCACGCTGCCTGCCACTGCGTGGTTGCGGCAAAACGGCAACTTTGGAGATCACCTTTCTGGCGGTGATGCAGGCTTATACGATCTGCTGCTGAACCCCAGAGACCGCGCTTATACCGTTACAGAGTTTTTAGATTTTCTGGGCAAAGCCGGGCTGGAACCTTCCTGCTTAATGGAACCGGCACGATATGATCCAACCCTGTTTTTGCCAGATCCACGCCTGCGCGCGCGCATAAGCAGCCTGCCGTGGCAACAGCAGGCTGCCATAGCGGAAGACCTTGCAGGTAATATGCCCACTCATGTTGCTTATGTTGTCCGCAAGGGCGCACGCATTACGCCGCCAGACCCCATGGATTTTTCTGCCGTGCCAATCATGCGTGAAATACCGGGGGTAGAATTGGCCAAGCAGATGCAGCCAGACCACACGCTGCCTTTTGCTTTTGGCACATTGGTTGTACCCATTCCCTTGCCACCACAAATGCGCGGCATCCTGCCCCTGATTGATGGTGAACGTACTGTTGGTGCTTTGGCAGAAGCCGTGGCACCTCGCGGTATTTCAGAAAACAAATTTCGCAAAGTGTGGGCAGAAGGTTTTACTACTTTGGAACGGCTGAACCGCGTGCTCTTGCGTCCACCGGCTTAA
- the fabD gene encoding ACP S-malonyltransferase has product MAVYAFVFPGQGSQSVGMGQELAEAFPAARSVFEEVDDALGEKLSKIIFEGPIESLTSTENAQPALMAVSMAVLRVLEQDGGLDLAGKVTLLAGHSLGEYSALAAGRAFGVAEAARLLRLRGQAMQKAVPAGEGGMAALIGVTLAQAEDICTKASAKGDVEIANDNGGGQIVISGKIAGIDEAIAIAKELKIKRALKLPVSAPFHSSLMKPAEDVMAEALAKANITAPIVPVIANVTAERETDTDTIRQNLVRQVTGRVRWRESVAAMVGMGVDTFVEIGAGKVLSGLVRRIDSEVSGLSVGTPADIESFLKTL; this is encoded by the coding sequence ATGGCCGTTTACGCATTTGTTTTTCCCGGACAGGGCAGCCAGTCTGTTGGCATGGGGCAGGAGCTTGCAGAGGCTTTTCCTGCGGCGCGTTCTGTTTTTGAAGAAGTTGATGACGCCCTGGGCGAAAAACTCTCCAAAATCATTTTTGAAGGCCCGATAGAAAGCCTTACCAGCACAGAAAACGCTCAGCCTGCGCTTATGGCTGTGTCCATGGCTGTTCTGCGCGTTCTGGAACAGGATGGCGGTTTGGATCTTGCTGGCAAAGTTACGTTGCTTGCTGGGCATTCTCTGGGGGAATACTCTGCTCTGGCCGCGGGGCGTGCCTTTGGTGTGGCAGAAGCCGCACGCCTGCTACGGCTGCGCGGGCAGGCCATGCAGAAAGCCGTTCCCGCTGGGGAAGGCGGCATGGCGGCCCTGATTGGCGTAACATTGGCACAGGCAGAAGATATCTGCACCAAAGCCTCTGCCAAAGGCGATGTAGAAATTGCCAATGATAACGGCGGCGGCCAGATTGTTATTTCCGGCAAGATTGCAGGTATTGATGAAGCCATTGCTATCGCCAAAGAATTGAAGATCAAGCGCGCACTCAAGCTGCCGGTTTCTGCACCATTTCATTCTTCGCTCATGAAGCCAGCAGAAGATGTGATGGCCGAAGCATTAGCCAAAGCTAACATTACCGCCCCGATTGTGCCCGTAATTGCCAATGTAACAGCCGAGCGCGAAACGGATACCGATACGATTCGGCAAAATCTGGTGCGTCAGGTTACTGGCCGTGTGCGCTGGCGGGAAAGTGTGGCCGCTATGGTCGGCATGGGTGTGGATACATTTGTAGAAATTGGTGCAGGCAAGGTGCTTTCTGGCTTGGTGCGACGCATTGATTCCGAAGTATCTGGCCTTTCTGTGGGCACGCCAGCCGATATCGAATCTTTCCTGAAAACTTTGTAA
- a CDS encoding cold-shock protein translates to MKSNRTDRSSRFPRRGGFDDDYMSMPSFGERPAFGGGDRGGFAPRRGAGGPQVVASGPEVGATVKWFNSEKGFGFVELADGTGDVFLHANALSQAGHQGVSPGATLVVRIGQGPKGRQVAEVISVDESTAQPERPRAPRPGFGSRPAGRPAPDLSMAEDTRGTVKWYNSVKGFGFITPESGGKDIFVHASALERSGLSALNEGQGVNVKVVQGQKGPEAAEVSPA, encoded by the coding sequence TTGAAAAGTAACAGGACCGACCGCAGCTCTCGTTTTCCTCGCCGCGGCGGATTTGATGACGATTACATGTCCATGCCTTCCTTTGGTGAGCGCCCTGCTTTTGGTGGCGGTGACCGTGGTGGATTTGCACCGCGCCGTGGCGCTGGTGGTCCGCAGGTTGTGGCTTCCGGGCCGGAAGTTGGTGCAACTGTTAAATGGTTCAACAGCGAAAAAGGCTTCGGCTTTGTTGAACTGGCAGATGGCACCGGTGATGTATTCCTGCACGCCAATGCACTCTCTCAGGCAGGCCATCAGGGTGTAAGCCCGGGTGCGACACTGGTTGTACGGATTGGCCAGGGCCCGAAAGGTCGCCAGGTTGCGGAAGTTATTTCCGTTGACGAAAGCACCGCCCAGCCAGAACGCCCCCGTGCACCGCGCCCCGGTTTTGGCAGCCGTCCGGCTGGCCGCCCTGCCCCGGATCTGTCCATGGCTGAAGACACACGTGGTACCGTGAAATGGTACAACTCTGTCAAAGGCTTTGGCTTCATCACACCGGAAAGCGGCGGTAAGGACATTTTTGTTCACGCTTCTGCTCTTGAACGGTCTGGCCTGAGCGCACTGAACGAAGGTCAGGGTGTAAACGTAAAGGTGGTTCAGGGCCAGAAAGGCCCAGAAGCTGCTGAAGTTTCTCCGGCCTGA
- a CDS encoding inositol monophosphatase family protein has translation MPYFIRSYSNMSSPSPALATRLEAARAVVHDAAQMAMAMRPPPGGPQASQKSAQDWLTETDGAVEAFIANRMKALFPDDGFQGEEGGVARTGSLRWVVDPIDGTSNYARGRCRWCISLGLLDGDEPVAGVIDAPALGEVYTALRGYGAFLNGKRIQASPVKDPASSMIEMGWSNRVPKPVFMEKMDAIMAMGTMPRSGGCGALALADVASGRLDGYIEIVINLWDVAAALPLLAEAGARVSPFLQEGGLTGPATIMAANPHIAQAFSEAVSIPLA, from the coding sequence ATGCCTTATTTTATCAGGAGTTACAGCAATATGTCTTCACCCAGCCCTGCCCTTGCCACACGTTTGGAAGCCGCGCGGGCTGTGGTGCATGATGCCGCACAGATGGCCATGGCTATGCGTCCGCCACCGGGTGGGCCGCAGGCATCGCAAAAATCTGCACAGGACTGGCTGACAGAAACAGACGGTGCAGTAGAAGCCTTTATTGCCAACCGCATGAAAGCGCTTTTCCCCGATGATGGCTTCCAGGGGGAAGAAGGCGGCGTGGCACGCACAGGCAGCCTGCGCTGGGTGGTGGACCCTATTGATGGCACATCCAACTATGCACGCGGTCGCTGTCGGTGGTGTATTTCTCTTGGCTTGCTGGATGGAGATGAACCCGTTGCGGGTGTGATTGATGCCCCCGCTTTGGGCGAAGTTTATACTGCCCTGCGTGGATATGGCGCGTTTTTGAATGGCAAGCGCATTCAGGCTTCTCCGGTGAAGGATCCTGCCAGTTCCATGATTGAAATGGGCTGGAGCAACAGAGTGCCCAAACCTGTGTTTATGGAAAAAATGGATGCCATTATGGCAATGGGCACCATGCCGCGTTCTGGCGGATGTGGTGCGCTGGCGCTGGCTGACGTGGCAAGCGGGCGGCTGGATGGCTATATTGAAATCGTTATTAACCTGTGGGATGTGGCTGCCGCCCTGCCCTTGCTGGCAGAAGCTGGCGCACGAGTTTCACCTTTTCTGCAGGAAGGCGGGCTGACAGGGCCAGCTACAATTATGGCAGCAAACCCGCATATTGCGCAGGCTTTTTCCGAGGCCGTGTCCATTCCGCTGGCATAA
- the mltG gene encoding endolytic transglycosylase MltG, with amino-acid sequence MASKPKRKPAKQPTKKGRAALKWLGGLFLLSALAGGGTGFFAWYSYIKPGFLPEATDVVVPHGGYASTLNALQHAQVLPSGWFTDKLFVTAISLTRKSGQLHAAELHFPQHVSMQDVLFILRHGKPVLHKLTIPEGLSAHQIQAVIASAPFLEGETPLPTEGSTLPQTYNYLRNSERADIVKRAQNAMQTALDTVWQKHDPALDGMIPSPQLLLVLASLIEKETALPAERPMVARVFLNRLQKGMKLQTDPTVIYAITHGNPPLGRALTRTDLATPDAYNTYVVTGLPPGPICSPGMSALEAAAHPASGDALFFVANGNGGHNFSTTLAEHNRNVSAFRQHNTH; translated from the coding sequence GTGGCGTCTAAACCAAAAAGAAAGCCTGCAAAACAGCCTACCAAAAAAGGTCGTGCTGCCCTGAAATGGCTAGGGGGCCTGTTTCTTCTTTCTGCATTAGCAGGGGGAGGAACAGGTTTTTTTGCATGGTATAGCTATATAAAACCGGGGTTTTTGCCAGAAGCTACGGATGTTGTTGTGCCACACGGTGGTTACGCCAGCACCTTAAATGCACTGCAACACGCGCAGGTGCTGCCATCTGGCTGGTTCACAGATAAGCTGTTTGTCACGGCCATTTCTCTTACACGTAAAAGCGGCCAGCTACACGCGGCAGAACTGCATTTTCCGCAGCATGTTTCCATGCAGGATGTGCTGTTTATTCTGCGGCATGGTAAACCTGTTTTACATAAGCTGACCATTCCTGAAGGGCTTTCTGCCCATCAGATCCAAGCTGTTATTGCCTCTGCTCCTTTTTTAGAGGGCGAAACACCCTTGCCCACAGAAGGCAGCACATTACCGCAAACCTATAATTACCTGCGGAATAGCGAACGTGCGGATATTGTAAAACGTGCGCAAAACGCCATGCAAACGGCGCTAGATACTGTCTGGCAAAAGCATGATCCAGCCCTTGATGGCATGATACCATCCCCACAGCTTCTGCTTGTTCTGGCATCCCTGATAGAAAAAGAAACAGCCTTACCTGCAGAAAGGCCCATGGTTGCACGTGTTTTTCTAAACCGCTTGCAAAAAGGCATGAAATTGCAAACAGATCCAACCGTGATTTATGCCATAACACATGGTAACCCGCCGTTGGGCCGCGCACTTACGCGCACTGATCTTGCTACGCCAGACGCATATAATACATATGTTGTTACAGGGTTGCCTCCCGGGCCTATCTGCTCACCCGGCATGTCCGCATTAGAAGCAGCAGCACATCCTGCCAGTGGAGATGCGCTTTTCTTTGTGGCCAATGGCAATGGTGGACATAATTTTTCCACCACTCTGGCTGAACATAATCGGAATGTTTCTGCTTTTCGGCAGCATAATACGCATTAA
- a CDS encoding lipid A deacylase LpxR family protein yields the protein MPVVLKRLRARRLALASLMLAGASVCSLSSAKATPASDNKGTWTLQGENDAITTLKGTSDQYYTSGLRFNWTSGTNTLPTPIAAINKAIWGEGVQRISIGLQQLIFTPRNTQVSSPWAPGQAQTARINDRPYSSLLLGTVNLINDTDRTRSVFGIQFGIMGSGGLGEQLQNGFHGLIGDTKNQGWSHQLKNQPIFQVQGGRIWRLPLAHVFGVEFDMLPSAAAAIGDYQIYGRIGDVFRIGQGLDSDFGTPTIQASGTDGTDAYKSRRPFSWYIFGGVTGEAVGYDASLQGNTMRSNSLHVIKKWDVGEIHAGLAFMFCGLRISYSQVWQTQQFTTAKSGLFNYGSLMVSAKF from the coding sequence ATGCCCGTAGTTTTAAAACGGCTTCGCGCACGGCGCCTTGCCCTTGCGTCTCTTATGCTGGCAGGGGCATCCGTGTGTTCTCTTTCTTCCGCCAAAGCGACTCCTGCCTCTGACAACAAAGGCACATGGACCCTTCAGGGTGAAAACGATGCCATCACCACCCTAAAAGGCACATCGGACCAATATTATACCAGTGGCCTGCGTTTTAACTGGACATCTGGCACCAATACGCTGCCCACCCCCATTGCCGCCATTAACAAGGCCATTTGGGGGGAAGGCGTGCAGCGTATTAGCATTGGCCTGCAGCAGCTTATCTTCACGCCGCGCAATACACAGGTTTCCAGCCCGTGGGCTCCGGGGCAAGCGCAAACTGCGCGTATTAATGACAGGCCTTATTCCAGCCTGCTGCTGGGCACCGTAAATCTTATTAATGATACGGACAGAACCCGCAGCGTGTTTGGCATTCAGTTTGGTATTATGGGGTCGGGTGGCTTGGGCGAGCAGCTCCAGAATGGATTCCACGGCCTGATTGGTGATACCAAAAATCAGGGCTGGTCTCATCAGCTTAAAAATCAGCCCATCTTTCAGGTGCAGGGTGGGCGTATCTGGCGTTTGCCTTTGGCGCATGTGTTTGGCGTGGAATTTGACATGCTGCCATCTGCCGCCGCCGCCATTGGTGATTATCAGATTTATGGCCGCATTGGTGATGTGTTCCGGATCGGGCAGGGGCTGGATAGTGATTTCGGCACACCCACCATTCAGGCTTCCGGCACAGATGGTACGGATGCCTATAAATCGCGGCGTCCCTTTTCATGGTACATCTTTGGTGGCGTAACGGGTGAAGCCGTTGGGTATGATGCCTCATTGCAAGGCAACACCATGCGCAGCAATTCCCTACACGTGATTAAAAAGTGGGATGTGGGTGAAATTCATGCCGGTTTGGCCTTCATGTTCTGCGGTTTGCGCATTTCCTACAGCCAGGTTTGGCAGACGCAGCAGTTCACCACAGCCAAGTCTGGCCTGTTTAACTATGGTTCATTAATGGTTTCGGCTAAGTTCTGA
- a CDS encoding glycine betaine ABC transporter substrate-binding protein — translation MTSLTLAYPETTVHEATAAAIIRVLEANDVEPDIVTGPKDVLTDMLKKGEVDFYVSAWLPDEDAGMLAPGILPLGNLFRPAAHCCISAEDTPLTSLDDVAQAGPELSRTIITPVSLQKHMEKVLQQYGLDTTGFSLKVLPDEEALAELNAALKREELVLMPLFQPCFLFHIGGFRILNDPKNALGGEQDARILIRAEIKDEMEQDLLDELDELMLSAKIISAMDYAMRVEGMTADEAAEAWQRGKLLPR, via the coding sequence ATGACAAGCCTGACCCTCGCATACCCCGAAACCACCGTGCATGAGGCTACGGCAGCAGCAATCATCCGCGTTCTGGAAGCCAATGATGTAGAGCCGGATATTGTAACCGGCCCCAAAGACGTGCTGACAGACATGCTCAAAAAGGGTGAGGTTGATTTTTACGTTTCTGCATGGCTGCCGGATGAAGATGCGGGCATGCTGGCCCCCGGTATTCTTCCGCTTGGCAATCTGTTTCGTCCCGCAGCTCATTGCTGCATTTCTGCAGAAGATACGCCGCTGACATCTTTGGATGACGTAGCACAGGCTGGGCCAGAACTTTCCCGCACGATTATCACGCCTGTATCTTTGCAAAAGCACATGGAAAAAGTGTTGCAGCAGTATGGGCTGGATACCACCGGCTTCAGCCTGAAAGTGTTACCGGATGAAGAAGCACTGGCAGAACTGAACGCTGCCCTCAAGCGGGAAGAACTGGTGCTGATGCCACTGTTTCAGCCTTGTTTTCTGTTCCACATTGGCGGTTTCCGTATTCTGAACGATCCCAAAAATGCATTGGGGGGCGAACAAGACGCGCGCATTCTGATCCGTGCAGAAATCAAGGATGAAATGGAGCAGGATCTTCTGGACGAATTGGATGAGCTGATGCTCAGCGCCAAAATTATCAGCGCCATGGATTACGCCATGCGTGTTGAAGGCATGACAGCCGATGAAGCAGCAGAAGCCTGGCAGCGCGGCAAACTGCTGCCCCGCTAA